One genomic segment of Brevibacillus laterosporus LMG 15441 includes these proteins:
- a CDS encoding efflux RND transporter permease subunit, producing MSKLLSFFLQRKLIVYLLTLIILFAGFASLASFKVFLVPKTNLPWIIATISGGSLPPEEMEKKVAERVENEVKGMEEIKDYFSSSSSGKVQITLVAKEGKGEVAKQKLESIINRERSNFPKAVEHSNIYQANYGDETLMVLALTGNDPQSLYNYAQDTLKERIEAVSGVKGVEISKGSFENKIAITILPERLSAYQVTPAQIYQELQKQNWKQALGTLDNAGYQTVIELDKTLQHVEELKSVMIPTPRGMTLLDQLATVKDLRGSESDQTLAIYKGKPYIGISIKRTEGSEIIPTQARVEQLIAQINQEANGIYHLTSIFEAASFIEHSISNLSRDVMIGGALAILILFIFLRNWRVTMVIATTLPLSILMTFIALKVFGYNFDMVTLISLSLSVGLIVDAAIVVLESIYHYREQGKALRESILLGTKEVLTPVLSSQITMVVVFLPLVLAGFDEALTPIFTTIAFTVTAAIVSSTIVSIFFVPIFSDSFLKNDKQKVNGENQKENILVRGFDRILHLCLRRRFVTLGLAFLMFCSIFVLAPHVKTNLGIDVNENFIFADITLPHGTSLEAAKQVISQTEEKLSAIKEVKDAYIGGNLERLQLQIALLPRAERSLSKEEVAKQIMETTKEVTGVERFSFSTNSPDGGAVTVEVEITGKDLEKAKELSEQVSAMLVGIEGISGVRNDFSEGKEKITLIPIKEAMNRLQVDERVLAQHLSSMMGEQKVAELTTDGTNVDVMARLPEQEMKHPEQLKKLLIPTQNQTMIPLIDVVEWKYGKTPQQINHRNGERVIKVSADLVGIDPGNATRLLQTKLDQLVVPAGLQVELAGSLKNQESNMSSALFVFLGAIACIYLIMVAQFGRLSHPFIIMLTLPMAGVGVVAGLVLTQRMMTAMSIIGIIMLIGIVVSNAILLIDRINLLRKRGVPLQAAIIQGTHERVRPVLMTKITAILGMVPMALAFGDGASLEAPLATVVIAGLVFHTLVTLVLVPVLYSVFEGIRDWWNYKRDKRMQKRLQRSLVASAEGAIGEEK from the coding sequence ATGAGTAAACTCCTATCATTCTTTCTCCAACGCAAGCTTATTGTGTATCTCTTAACTCTCATCATTTTATTCGCAGGCTTTGCTTCTCTTGCCTCCTTTAAAGTATTTCTGGTTCCAAAAACGAATTTGCCTTGGATTATTGCTACTATTTCTGGCGGATCACTTCCTCCTGAAGAAATGGAGAAAAAAGTAGCGGAGCGAGTAGAAAATGAAGTGAAGGGAATGGAGGAGATAAAGGATTATTTTTCATCCTCTTCTAGTGGCAAGGTTCAAATCACTTTGGTGGCGAAGGAAGGAAAAGGTGAGGTAGCGAAGCAAAAACTGGAGAGCATTATTAATCGTGAGCGATCCAATTTTCCGAAAGCGGTAGAACATAGTAATATCTATCAGGCCAATTATGGTGATGAAACTCTGATGGTGTTGGCTTTAACAGGCAATGATCCTCAATCATTATATAATTATGCTCAGGATACGCTAAAAGAGCGAATTGAGGCAGTATCTGGAGTGAAAGGCGTAGAGATTAGTAAAGGAAGCTTTGAAAATAAAATCGCCATCACCATATTGCCAGAGAGACTCTCGGCTTATCAGGTAACCCCTGCGCAGATCTATCAGGAGCTACAAAAACAAAATTGGAAGCAGGCGCTCGGAACACTTGATAACGCCGGCTATCAGACGGTTATCGAATTGGATAAGACACTACAGCATGTAGAGGAATTAAAATCTGTAATGATCCCAACACCAAGGGGAATGACATTGCTTGACCAATTGGCAACCGTGAAAGATTTACGTGGAAGTGAGAGTGATCAGACGCTTGCCATCTATAAAGGAAAACCCTACATTGGTATCTCGATAAAACGTACAGAGGGTAGCGAAATTATACCAACCCAAGCAAGGGTAGAACAGCTTATTGCCCAGATCAATCAAGAAGCAAACGGAATTTATCATCTTACATCCATTTTTGAAGCGGCTTCTTTTATCGAGCATTCCATTAGTAATTTAAGCAGAGATGTTATGATCGGTGGGGCTCTCGCTATTTTGATCTTATTTATCTTTTTACGTAACTGGCGGGTTACGATGGTCATTGCTACCACGCTACCGCTTTCGATTTTAATGACATTTATTGCACTGAAGGTATTTGGCTATAATTTCGATATGGTAACGCTTATTTCTCTTAGTCTGTCCGTTGGTTTAATTGTTGACGCTGCAATCGTGGTACTAGAGAGTATCTATCACTACCGAGAGCAGGGAAAAGCATTGCGTGAGTCAATTTTACTGGGTACGAAAGAGGTGCTTACGCCTGTATTATCATCACAGATCACCATGGTAGTTGTATTCTTACCTTTGGTATTAGCAGGCTTTGATGAAGCGTTGACGCCTATATTTACTACGATTGCTTTTACAGTGACAGCGGCTATTGTATCATCTACGATTGTATCAATTTTCTTTGTACCGATTTTCTCAGATAGCTTTCTAAAAAATGATAAGCAAAAGGTGAATGGAGAAAATCAAAAGGAAAATATCCTGGTGCGTGGCTTCGACCGTATCTTGCATCTGTGTTTGCGTCGACGATTTGTTACACTTGGTCTAGCTTTTCTCATGTTTTGCAGTATCTTTGTGCTGGCCCCCCACGTTAAAACCAATCTGGGGATTGATGTGAATGAGAACTTTATCTTTGCAGATATTACGTTGCCACATGGAACGTCCTTGGAGGCGGCCAAACAAGTCATTTCTCAAACGGAAGAAAAATTGTCTGCGATAAAAGAAGTTAAAGATGCATACATTGGTGGAAATTTAGAACGATTGCAGTTACAAATCGCCTTATTACCGAGAGCAGAGCGCTCATTGAGCAAAGAAGAAGTTGCCAAGCAGATCATGGAAACAACAAAAGAAGTAACAGGTGTAGAACGCTTTTCCTTTAGCACCAATAGCCCAGACGGTGGTGCAGTAACTGTTGAAGTAGAGATTACTGGCAAAGATTTAGAGAAGGCGAAAGAATTAAGTGAGCAAGTATCAGCAATGCTTGTTGGTATAGAGGGTATTTCAGGTGTTCGCAACGATTTTAGTGAGGGCAAAGAAAAGATAACCCTCATTCCCATAAAAGAAGCAATGAATCGATTACAGGTGGACGAACGGGTACTAGCTCAGCATTTATCCAGCATGATGGGTGAGCAAAAAGTGGCTGAACTTACAACCGACGGTACAAATGTGGATGTAATGGCTCGACTGCCTGAGCAAGAAATGAAACATCCTGAGCAACTAAAGAAGCTGTTAATTCCCACACAAAATCAGACAATGATTCCACTAATAGATGTCGTCGAATGGAAATATGGAAAGACGCCACAACAAATTAATCACCGCAACGGGGAACGTGTCATTAAAGTGTCTGCCGATCTTGTAGGAATCGATCCAGGGAATGCTACCCGTTTGTTACAAACGAAGCTGGATCAATTGGTAGTGCCGGCTGGCTTGCAAGTGGAGTTAGCAGGCAGTCTTAAAAATCAAGAAAGCAATATGTCCAGTGCATTGTTTGTGTTTTTAGGCGCTATTGCTTGCATCTATCTGATTATGGTTGCGCAATTCGGACGTTTGTCGCATCCATTTATCATCATGCTGACATTACCTATGGCAGGAGTAGGCGTTGTTGCTGGTCTCGTGTTGACACAACGCATGATGACAGCTATGTCCATCATTGGCATCATTATGTTAATTGGTATTGTCGTCTCCAATGCGATTTTGTTAATCGATCGAATAAATTTACTTAGAAAACGCGGCGTACCGTTACAAGCCGCAATTATTCAAGGGACCCATGAGCGAGTACGCCCCGTTTTGATGACTAAAATTACTGCCATTTTGGGCATGGTACCCATGGCTTTAGCATTTGGAGATGGTGCTAGCTTAGAAGCTCCACTCGCAACTGTAGTAATAGCGGGACTTGTGTTTCATACGTTAGTTACACTAGTGCTGGTGCCGGTGCTGTATTCCGTTTTTGAAGGAATTCGGGATTGGTGGAACTATAAAAGAGATAAGCGCATGCAAAAGAGATTACAGAGATCATTAGTGGCATCCGCAGAGGGTGCAATAGGGGAAGAAAAATAG
- a CDS encoding 4'-phosphopantetheinyl transferase family protein: MTNVFALHIPAELEKDTFTRLLDHVSQEKREKILRFRRREDAYRGLLADLLVRYILLTYHFISKEEIQFEYNEYGKPYLPYTNCNVNLSHSGEWVVCGTGIEPVGIDVEQQKPIEMEIAKHYFSKQEYTDLVVKSEGEEQLSYFYDLWTLKESYIKAVGKGLSIPLSSFSIRKNENGTIDFSEEIPSQTNWFFKQYQLAKGYPLSVCSASNQFAEEVKMIRVDELIQYFVS; this comes from the coding sequence ATGACAAACGTATTTGCTCTACATATACCAGCAGAACTAGAGAAGGATACATTTACACGTTTATTAGATCATGTATCCCAAGAAAAACGTGAAAAAATCCTTCGATTTCGCAGACGTGAGGATGCCTATAGGGGATTGCTGGCTGATTTACTCGTTCGCTATATTTTGCTTACATATCACTTTATTTCTAAAGAGGAGATTCAATTTGAGTACAATGAGTATGGTAAACCTTACCTGCCATATACCAATTGCAATGTGAACTTGTCTCACTCTGGTGAATGGGTAGTGTGCGGTACAGGCATTGAACCTGTAGGAATTGATGTAGAACAGCAAAAGCCCATAGAGATGGAAATTGCTAAGCATTACTTTTCAAAGCAAGAGTACACGGATTTAGTAGTAAAATCGGAAGGAGAAGAACAACTGTCGTATTTTTATGACCTTTGGACATTGAAGGAGAGCTACATCAAGGCAGTTGGCAAGGGGCTATCCATTCCTCTTTCCTCTTTTTCCATTAGAAAAAATGAGAATGGTACCATTGATTTTAGCGAAGAGATACCGTCACAGACGAATTGGTTTTTTAAACAATATCAGCTAGCGAAAGGATATCCGTTGTCTGTATGCAGTGCTAGTAATCAGTTTGCAGAAGAGGTAAAAATGATTCGAGTAGACGAATTGATTCAATATTTTGTCTCCTAA